A genomic window from Methanobrevibacter sp. TLL-48-HuF1 includes:
- the rhuM gene encoding RhuM family protein yields the protein MVEFKLVEKLLYQSEEGSVEGEFIIGDDTLWASQKVIAEIFGTSTQNISKHFSNIVQDGELNKNEVSLSSKKLFEEKSEFINSELINSKKGGRPQIWYNLDAIISIGYRINSKEATQFRKWSNAILKQYMVKGFVLDKELLKKGGRFTKDYFEELLEEIREIRSSERRFNQKITDIYATSYDYNFESEITKEFFATVQNKLIYAVSEKTAAEIISERSDSDKPHMGLTSWSKSPNGKIIQSDVVIAKNYLKEKELKLLNTLVDGFLTLAENRAMRKIPTSMADWKNVLDSYITLNELPRLLDKGKISSKEAKEIAKSEYEKFRVKQDKTFESDFDKMIKEIKRIEGK from the coding sequence ATGGTGGAATTTAAATTAGTTGAAAAATTATTATATCAAAGTGAAGAGGGATCTGTTGAAGGTGAATTTATTATTGGTGATGATACATTATGGGCTAGTCAAAAAGTTATTGCAGAAATTTTTGGAACAAGTACTCAAAATATATCTAAGCATTTCAGTAATATAGTTCAGGATGGAGAGTTAAATAAAAATGAAGTTAGTTTAAGTTCCAAAAAATTATTTGAGGAGAAATCCGAGTTTATCAACTCAGAGTTGATAAACTCTAAAAAAGGAGGAAGGCCTCAAATATGGTATAATCTTGATGCAATTATATCGATAGGGTATAGAATAAACAGTAAAGAAGCCACTCAGTTTCGTAAATGGTCTAATGCTATTTTAAAGCAATATATGGTTAAAGGTTTTGTATTAGATAAGGAACTTCTGAAGAAAGGGGGAAGATTTACTAAAGATTATTTTGAGGAGTTACTCGAAGAAATTCGTGAAATTAGATCCTCTGAAAGAAGATTTAATCAGAAAATAACTGATATTTATGCAACAAGTTATGATTATAATTTTGAATCTGAAATAACAAAAGAATTTTTTGCTACAGTACAAAATAAATTAATATATGCAGTAAGTGAAAAAACTGCTGCAGAAATAATTTCAGAACGTAGTGACAGTGATAAACCACATATGGGATTGACTTCTTGGAGCAAATCACCTAATGGGAAAATAATTCAAAGTGATGTTGTAATAGCAAAAAATTATCTAAAAGAAAAGGAACTTAAATTATTAAATACTTTAGTGGATGGTTTTTTAACATTAGCTGAAAATAGAGCTATGAGAAAAATTCCTACAAGTATGGCAGATTGGAAAAATGTGTTAGACAGTTATATTACTTTAAATGAATTACCAAGATTATTGGATAAAGGAAAAATATCCTCAAAAGAAGCTAAAGAAATTGCAAAAAGTGAATATGAGAAATTTAGGGTTAAACAAGATAAAACCTTTGAATCTGATTTTGATAAAATGATTAAAGAAATAAAAAGGATTGAAGGAAAATAA
- a CDS encoding 50S ribosomal protein L15e: MYKYIRDAWKNPDESYVRELMWERAPKWRRQSAVQRIERPTRLDRARSLGYRAKKGFVLVRTRVRRGGRRKSRFIGGRKPKRMGVNKITQAKSIQRIAEERVAKKYPNLEVLNSYWVWADGKYKYYEVILVDPQSPSIVNDEKINWICSKKHTNRALRGLTSAGTKGRGLTSKGKGSEQARRKK, from the coding sequence ATGTATAAATATATTAGAGATGCATGGAAAAACCCAGATGAATCCTATGTAAGGGAATTAATGTGGGAAAGAGCTCCTAAATGGAGAAGGCAATCAGCAGTTCAAAGAATTGAAAGACCAACCAGGCTTGATAGAGCTAGAAGTTTAGGTTACAGAGCTAAAAAAGGTTTCGTTTTAGTAAGAACCAGAGTAAGACGTGGTGGAAGAAGGAAATCTCGTTTTATCGGAGGACGTAAACCTAAAAGAATGGGTGTAAACAAAATTACTCAAGCTAAATCCATTCAAAGGATTGCTGAAGAACGTGTAGCTAAAAAATACCCTAATTTAGAAGTATTAAACTCTTACTGGGTATGGGCTGACGGTAAATATAAATATTATGAAGTTATCTTAGTAGATCCACAAAGTCCTTCTATTGTTAATGATGAAAAAATCAATTGGATTTGCTCCAAAAAACACACTAACAGAGCTCTCAGAGGCTTAACTAGTGCTGGAACTAAAGGACGTGGATTAACTTCCAAAGGAAAAGGTAGTGAACAAGCAAGGAGAAAAAAATAA
- a CDS encoding ABC transporter permease, with protein MNKDKFTPIILPIFIIIIWYIITSVLELVNPYFLPSPGSVCHSAWNIMQSGELFVDTMDTLFKVFGGMALASVVAIPLGILLGWYSKLETLCSFVISILRPIPPIAWIPFSILWFGIGTAPAIFIIFIGCVFPILIYTIDGVKRTDKVLIESAQTLGADDKTVLTKVILPSAVPPIVSGLKVGVGIALMCTISAEMIGSSSGLGYLILTATNLFDTGTTVVGMLVIGLIGLVLDYVFGLIEKRVFW; from the coding sequence ATGAATAAAGATAAGTTCACACCGATAATTTTACCAATTTTTATTATAATTATCTGGTATATCATAACTTCTGTTTTAGAGTTAGTTAATCCTTATTTCTTACCAAGTCCGGGCAGTGTTTGTCATTCTGCTTGGAATATAATGCAATCTGGAGAACTTTTTGTTGACACTATGGATACTTTATTTAAAGTATTTGGTGGTATGGCACTTGCATCTGTTGTAGCTATTCCTTTAGGAATATTGCTTGGATGGTATAGTAAGTTAGAAACTTTATGCAGTTTTGTAATTAGTATATTAAGGCCAATACCTCCGATAGCATGGATTCCATTTTCAATATTGTGGTTTGGGATTGGAACTGCTCCGGCTATATTTATTATTTTTATAGGATGTGTTTTTCCAATTCTTATTTACACAATTGACGGAGTTAAAAGAACTGATAAAGTTTTAATTGAATCTGCACAAACATTAGGTGCAGATGATAAAACAGTGCTTACAAAGGTTATTTTACCTTCTGCAGTGCCTCCTATAGTTTCCGGACTTAAAGTTGGTGTGGGAATAGCATTGATGTGTACTATTTCTGCAGAGATGATTGGTTCAAGTAGCGGTTTAGGATATTTAATTTTAACAGCTACAAATTTATTTGATACTGGTACTACTGTTGTAGGTATGTTGGTTATTGGTTTAATTGGTTTAGTCCTTGATTATGTCTTCGGACTTATAGAAAAAAGAGTATTCTGGTAG
- the fdhD gene encoding formate dehydrogenase accessory sulfurtransferase FdhD, with protein sequence MEFIKTINAIKWKNGNCEKVEEKTVEDEYAYLFIDYLPPRKFSVYPKNLDDFAIGYCLGEGLIKTNNDIKNIKISETNVLVKTRLNHTPEEDFEQEGIVQKRKGDCEHACVCRLLEYQGVNSDNAGGIRSQLKTITPNNSTLKIDATQIIKDMENLKENAKIWQETGSVHAAQLIYKDKSIIREDVSRHVAVDKVIGAAFKLGYDLTQSYLTYSGRMPADMLIKVIRVGIPIIISNAAPAASGYEIAEKGNITMVGFVRNNRFNLYSAPQRINLEK encoded by the coding sequence ATGGAATTTATCAAAACAATAAATGCAATTAAATGGAAAAATGGGAATTGCGAAAAAGTAGAAGAAAAAACTGTTGAAGATGAATATGCTTATTTATTTATTGATTATTTGCCTCCAAGAAAGTTTTCAGTTTATCCAAAAAACTTAGATGACTTTGCAATTGGATATTGTCTTGGAGAAGGTTTAATAAAAACAAATAATGATATAAAAAATATAAAAATAAGTGAAACAAATGTATTAGTTAAAACTCGTCTTAACCATACTCCTGAAGAGGACTTTGAGCAGGAAGGAATAGTCCAAAAAAGAAAAGGAGATTGCGAGCATGCATGCGTTTGCAGATTACTTGAATATCAGGGAGTAAATTCCGATAATGCCGGAGGAATCAGATCCCAATTAAAAACAATAACTCCAAATAATTCCACTTTAAAAATAGATGCAACACAAATTATAAAAGACATGGAAAATTTAAAAGAAAATGCTAAAATTTGGCAAGAAACAGGCAGTGTTCATGCAGCTCAATTAATTTATAAAGATAAAAGCATTATAAGAGAAGATGTTAGCAGACATGTAGCTGTAGATAAAGTTATTGGAGCTGCTTTTAAACTAGGATACGATTTAACACAATCATACCTTACATACAGTGGAAGAATGCCTGCAGATATGCTTATAAAAGTAATAAGAGTGGGAATTCCAATTATCATATCTAATGCAGCACCTGCAGCTTCAGGATATGAAATAGCTGAAAAAGGCAATATAACCATGGTTGGTTTTGTTAGAAATAACAGATTTAATCTCTACAGTGCTCCGCAGAGAATAAATCTTGAAAAATAA
- a CDS encoding RNA-binding protein: MIHNIRFREFVYESENLDELTQAIYNIFPDAEIESEDAEGLMEDKIIILSGVVDKKRQTKAFFNLLLELDQNQLDKLNNDLERKVDDKGNLFLRLSKEDAINEKIKIVDSGDSIHLKVKIAAYPAKKEIAIKKVREAIENN, translated from the coding sequence ATGATTCATAATATCAGATTTAGAGAGTTTGTTTATGAGAGTGAAAATCTCGATGAATTAACTCAGGCCATCTACAACATATTTCCAGATGCTGAAATTGAAAGTGAAGATGCAGAAGGATTAATGGAAGATAAAATCATTATACTGTCTGGTGTTGTAGATAAGAAAAGACAAACAAAAGCTTTTTTTAATTTACTTTTAGAATTAGACCAAAATCAACTTGATAAATTAAATAATGATTTGGAACGTAAAGTTGATGATAAAGGAAATTTATTTTTACGATTATCTAAGGAAGATGCAATTAATGAAAAAATTAAAATTGTAGATTCTGGAGATTCAATTCATCTTAAAGTCAAAATAGCAGCATATCCTGCTAAAAAGGAAATAGCTATTAAAAAAGTTCGTGAAGCTATTGAAAATAACTGA
- a CDS encoding carboxymuconolactone decarboxylase family protein, with protein sequence MKDEVFYGKGIHELEGEYPDLYDLVKNISEVVYDGHALDYKTQKLIAIGITASRADPRATKKQIKSGMQELDITKEEIMDVLKIVLLTSGMPAFSKAVQILNSVAETQ encoded by the coding sequence ATGAAAGATGAAGTTTTTTATGGAAAAGGAATTCATGAACTTGAAGGAGAATATCCTGACCTTTATGACCTTGTTAAAAATATAAGTGAAGTAGTTTATGACGGACATGCTCTTGATTATAAAACCCAAAAATTAATAGCTATTGGAATTACAGCTTCAAGAGCAGATCCAAGAGCTACTAAAAAACAAATAAAAAGTGGAATGCAGGAATTAGACATTACTAAAGAAGAAATAATGGATGTTTTGAAAATTGTCCTTTTAACTTCTGGAATGCCTGCTTTCAGTAAGGCTGTTCAAATTTTAAATAGCGTTGCAGAAACACAATAG
- a CDS encoding ABC transporter ATP-binding protein → MAIEIKNINKSFHGRGLDHDIKVLDDVNLNIEDGEFVCLLGPSGCGKTTLLRLIAGLDQPTSGEVIADGETVKKPSGDRAVIFQQYSLFPWLTVLENVMFGLNLKKDRTKEENLKAAERYLESVGLIDFKDSYPHELSGGMKQRVAIIRSLLNHSPILLMDEPFSALDMQNRHMLQEQLIGVWKRFKNTIVFVTHDVDEAIYLADKIVIMDKNPGKIKEIFDVDMPRLRKRESKEFIEIQEEVLDKLNVEDF, encoded by the coding sequence ATGGCAATTGAAATTAAAAATATAAATAAATCTTTTCATGGTCGCGGTTTGGATCATGATATAAAAGTTTTAGATGATGTTAATTTAAATATTGAAGATGGTGAATTCGTTTGTCTTTTAGGCCCTTCTGGTTGCGGTAAAACAACTCTGCTTCGTTTGATAGCTGGGCTTGACCAACCAACTTCTGGGGAAGTTATAGCAGATGGTGAAACTGTTAAAAAACCATCTGGTGACAGAGCAGTTATTTTTCAGCAATATTCCTTATTTCCATGGTTGACAGTTTTGGAAAATGTGATGTTCGGCCTTAATCTCAAAAAAGACAGAACTAAAGAGGAAAATCTTAAGGCTGCAGAAAGATATCTTGAAAGTGTAGGTTTAATTGACTTTAAAGATAGTTATCCACATGAACTTTCAGGTGGTATGAAACAAAGAGTTGCAATTATTAGATCTTTGCTTAATCATTCACCTATTTTACTAATGGATGAACCATTTTCTGCATTGGATATGCAAAATAGACACATGCTTCAGGAACAGCTGATTGGAGTTTGGAAAAGATTTAAAAATACAATTGTTTTTGTAACTCATGATGTTGATGAAGCAATTTATCTTGCAGATAAAATTGTTATAATGGACAAAAATCCGGGTAAAATTAAAGAAATCTTTGATGTAGATATGCCAAGACTTAGAAAAAGAGAATCCAAAGAATTTATTGAAATTCAAGAGGAAGTACTTGATAAATTAAATGTGGAAGATTTCTAA
- a CDS encoding NfeD family protein — MDIYIWITLMVVFFIMELVTASFFLVWFGVGSIVAIILNYLGFNPYIQFIGFAVSSFILILSTRKFAKKVTKKAGKNATAERLIGQKGVVLKKLNKTNVVIKVAGEEWSGYSEDDLNINDKVEVIGIDSIKLIVKKID; from the coding sequence ATGGATATTTATATTTGGATAACTTTGATGGTTGTCTTTTTTATAATGGAATTAGTTACTGCTAGCTTTTTTTTAGTATGGTTTGGTGTAGGATCAATTGTAGCTATAATATTGAATTATTTAGGCTTTAATCCATATATTCAGTTTATTGGATTTGCAGTTTCTTCATTTATTTTAATATTATCCACTAGAAAGTTTGCTAAAAAAGTAACAAAAAAAGCAGGTAAAAATGCAACGGCTGAAAGACTTATTGGGCAGAAAGGTGTTGTTTTAAAGAAATTAAATAAAACTAATGTTGTTATTAAAGTAGCTGGTGAAGAATGGTCCGGATATAGTGAAGATGACTTAAACATTAATGATAAAGTGGAAGTTATTGGAATTGACAGCATTAAGTTAATTGTTAAAAAAATAGATTAG
- a CDS encoding CPBP family intramembrane glutamic endopeptidase: MEANRRFFSKIGFNYFALGIIIFVLNIFIGLLISIINPNLLSNQTMMTFFSAIWTYLLPLPIFIYIMRKTEAKTLEKHKMTIKTFIICISITMFLMWIGNMMGVITTAGIGSLIQHEVANPINDVINNSGLIANLIIITIIAPIFEELIFRKLLIDRTIKYGGTISVLLSGLLFAFFHGNLSQFFYAFLLGGFFAIIYIKTGQIKYTIGLHMIINFIGSVVSLFVSQPLLDLANGSVISPTSAFGVILYILITLGLTVMGLIYSIKYFDKIRFDGSEKEIILKNPASTILLNPGIICFILLMSYTIFTSIA; encoded by the coding sequence TTGGAAGCAAATAGAAGATTTTTTTCAAAGATTGGATTTAATTATTTTGCACTTGGAATAATCATATTTGTGCTGAATATATTCATCGGATTACTCATAAGCATAATTAATCCAAATCTTTTATCTAATCAAACAATGATGACATTTTTCTCAGCTATTTGGACTTATCTCTTACCTTTACCAATATTTATTTATATAATGAGAAAAACAGAAGCAAAAACTCTTGAAAAACATAAAATGACCATTAAAACATTTATAATATGTATATCCATTACAATGTTTTTAATGTGGATCGGAAATATGATGGGAGTTATTACAACTGCAGGAATCGGCTCATTAATACAGCATGAAGTAGCTAATCCAATTAATGATGTAATAAACAATTCCGGTTTAATTGCAAACCTAATTATAATAACTATAATAGCTCCAATATTTGAAGAACTCATATTTAGAAAGTTATTAATTGACAGAACTATAAAATACGGAGGTACAATTTCAGTACTGCTTTCAGGATTATTATTTGCATTTTTCCATGGAAATTTAAGTCAATTTTTCTATGCATTCCTTCTTGGAGGATTTTTTGCAATAATTTATATAAAAACAGGACAAATCAAATATACAATTGGATTACACATGATTATAAATTTCATAGGATCAGTTGTCAGCTTATTTGTTTCACAACCATTATTAGATTTAGCTAATGGAAGTGTAATTTCACCGACAAGTGCATTTGGCGTTATTTTATACATATTAATAACTTTAGGATTAACAGTTATGGGTTTAATCTACTCCATCAAGTATTTTGATAAAATCAGATTTGACGGAAGTGAAAAAGAAATAATTCTAAAAAATCCGGCCAGTACAATCCTTTTAAATCCGGGAATAATTTGTTTTATATTACTGATGTCTTATACCATATTTACATCAATAGCTTAA
- a CDS encoding DUF6110 family protein produces the protein MEEYIDKVMEHKHALIFVGGIAAAIAGKKILESKAVKEGCTKGMAAVLAAKKDAEECYQDMVQNAEDIVVDANKDDKKAIYVEDDE, from the coding sequence ATGGAAGAATACATTGATAAAGTAATGGAACATAAACATGCATTAATTTTTGTTGGAGGAATAGCTGCAGCTATTGCAGGTAAAAAAATCCTCGAATCTAAAGCTGTAAAAGAAGGCTGTACTAAAGGTATGGCTGCTGTTTTAGCTGCAAAAAAAGATGCTGAAGAATGTTACCAGGACATGGTTCAAAATGCAGAAGACATTGTTGTCGATGCTAATAAAGATGATAAAAAAGCAATTTATGTTGAAGATGACGAATAA
- a CDS encoding heavy metal translocating P-type ATPase, which produces MKYQVMYNNGTRIRVRSGQAAFTEKEGYGISALLLENNFIKKVFTSHRNGSILIYYDDVKNRDKVFEALDKITADDLVEIEPDMYMSSNELTNNFWVNLSGMLVRRVLSKIVLPIPIRNLLTVYRAAKYMWHALDSLTSFRVDVALLDGAAVTGSLLKRDFDPASSMMFLLSISDLLEDYTLQKTKNTLKESLTLNIDTVWVVNEDGEEIQQPISEINKDDKIKVHMGDVIPVDGKVVDGEGMVNEAAMTGEPLAVHKMPGKTVHAGTVVEEGNLIVQVYSFDKETRLNKIINLIENSEELKADAQSKAEELADSIVPYSFLTTFLTYLITRDTTKALSVLMVDFSCALKLTTPLSVISAMKEASDNRMMVKGGKFLEKYATADTIIFDKTGTLTNATPKVVDVISLGDYSRDEILRMSACIEEHFAHSIATAIVKQAEEEGLKHEEDHSEVEYIVAHGIATSYNGKRAVIGSRHFLFDDEGVEISKEDEKLIDEKICEYSVVYLAIDNKLEGIICINDPVREEAKDVIEELKRLGIENVIMLTGDSESGAKSGAEALGITEYRSQVLPEDKASIVESLKEEGRTIIMVGDGINDSPALAAADVSVSMKNSSDIAREVADVSLLSDDLYDLVTLRRLSVGMLNKIDTNYHSIIAINGSLIALGMFGIITPSTSSLIHNLSTMLLGALSTRSVLKEPREIEVNVVETA; this is translated from the coding sequence ATGAAATACCAAGTAATGTATAATAACGGAACTCGTATTAGAGTTCGTTCAGGTCAAGCAGCCTTCACTGAAAAAGAAGGTTATGGTATTTCTGCATTGCTTTTAGAAAATAATTTTATTAAAAAAGTTTTTACATCTCATAGAAACGGAAGTATTTTAATCTATTATGATGATGTTAAAAACAGAGATAAAGTCTTTGAAGCACTTGATAAAATAACTGCTGATGATCTGGTTGAAATTGAACCGGATATGTATATGAGTTCAAATGAGCTAACTAATAATTTTTGGGTTAATTTATCAGGTATGCTTGTGAGAAGGGTATTAAGTAAAATTGTATTGCCTATTCCAATTAGAAATTTATTGACTGTTTATAGAGCTGCTAAATATATGTGGCATGCTTTAGATAGTTTAACAAGTTTCAGAGTGGATGTTGCTTTACTTGACGGAGCAGCAGTTACCGGATCACTTCTTAAAAGAGATTTCGATCCGGCAAGTTCCATGATGTTCTTATTGTCAATTTCTGATTTGCTTGAAGACTACACACTACAAAAAACAAAAAATACTTTAAAAGAAAGTTTAACTTTAAATATTGATACTGTATGGGTAGTAAATGAAGACGGTGAGGAAATACAACAGCCTATATCTGAAATCAACAAAGATGATAAAATTAAAGTTCATATGGGTGATGTAATACCTGTGGACGGTAAAGTTGTTGATGGTGAAGGAATGGTTAATGAAGCAGCCATGACTGGAGAACCATTGGCTGTCCATAAAATGCCTGGAAAAACAGTTCACGCAGGTACCGTTGTCGAAGAGGGCAATTTAATTGTTCAAGTCTATTCTTTTGATAAAGAAACCAGATTAAATAAAATTATCAACCTTATTGAGAATTCAGAAGAATTGAAAGCAGATGCTCAAAGTAAAGCTGAGGAATTGGCAGACTCTATTGTGCCTTACAGTTTCCTTACAACATTCCTTACTTATTTAATAACTAGGGATACTACAAAAGCACTGTCTGTTTTAATGGTTGATTTTTCATGTGCACTTAAATTAACAACTCCATTATCTGTTATTTCAGCAATGAAAGAAGCTTCAGATAATAGGATGATGGTTAAAGGTGGAAAATTCCTTGAAAAATACGCAACTGCAGATACAATAATCTTTGATAAAACTGGAACTCTTACTAATGCAACTCCAAAAGTTGTTGATGTAATTTCTCTTGGAGATTATTCCAGAGATGAAATTTTAAGAATGTCTGCATGTATTGAAGAGCATTTTGCACATAGTATTGCTACTGCTATTGTAAAACAAGCTGAAGAGGAAGGCCTAAAACATGAGGAAGACCATAGTGAAGTTGAATACATTGTAGCTCATGGTATTGCAACAAGTTATAATGGCAAACGTGCTGTTATAGGAAGCAGACACTTCCTGTTTGATGATGAAGGTGTAGAAATATCCAAAGAAGATGAAAAACTCATTGACGAAAAAATCTGTGAATATTCAGTTGTTTATCTGGCTATTGACAATAAACTTGAAGGTATTATATGTATTAACGACCCTGTAAGGGAAGAAGCTAAGGATGTTATTGAAGAGCTTAAAAGATTAGGCATTGAAAATGTCATCATGTTAACTGGAGACAGTGAAAGTGGTGCAAAAAGTGGTGCTGAAGCATTAGGCATAACTGAATATCGCTCTCAGGTGCTTCCTGAAGATAAAGCAAGTATTGTTGAAAGTTTAAAAGAAGAAGGCAGAACTATTATTATGGTTGGAGATGGAATTAATGATTCTCCTGCATTGGCTGCTGCTGATGTATCTGTTTCAATGAAAAACTCTTCAGATATTGCCAGAGAAGTTGCAGATGTTTCTTTACTGTCTGATGATTTATATGACTTAGTAACACTTAGAAGATTAAGTGTTGGTATGTTAAATAAAATAGATACTAATTATCATAGTATAATTGCTATTAACGGTTCTTTAATTGCATTAGGTATGTTTGGAATTATAACTCCTTCTACATCTTCACTGATACATAATTTATCAACTATGCTTTTAGGAGCTTTAAGTACACGTTCTGTATTAAAAGAACCAAGAGAAATAGAAGTTAATGTAGTAGAAACTGCATAA
- a CDS encoding SPFH domain-containing protein yields MIEIAILIVILLAIIGIKCIKILRPYEKGVIERLGKYQRTVGSGIVVLIPFIETLQKVDLREQVVDVPPQEVITKDNTVVVVDCVIFYEVVDAFNATYHVVDFYQAITKLAQTNLRNIIGDLELDQTLTSREMINAELREVLDEATDKWGSRVVRVEIQKIEPPQDIVDAMSKQMKAERMKRASILEAEGYKQSEIKKSEGDKQATILEAEGNAESIKKMAEADKQAAILRAEGEAAAIEKVYAAIHEGNPDDGLIAIKYLESLEKIADGKASKVFLPLESSGVLGSVAGIAELFKDDKKE; encoded by the coding sequence ATGATTGAAATAGCAATTTTAATTGTTATATTGTTGGCCATTATTGGAATTAAATGTATTAAAATTTTAAGACCTTATGAAAAAGGGGTTATTGAAAGATTAGGTAAGTATCAGAGAACTGTAGGTAGTGGAATTGTTGTTTTAATTCCATTTATTGAAACATTGCAAAAAGTAGATTTAAGAGAGCAGGTTGTAGATGTACCTCCTCAGGAAGTTATTACTAAAGACAATACTGTTGTTGTCGTTGACTGTGTTATATTTTATGAAGTGGTAGATGCTTTTAATGCAACCTATCACGTTGTTGACTTTTATCAGGCTATTACCAAACTTGCACAAACCAATTTAAGAAATATTATTGGTGATTTGGAATTGGACCAAACATTAACTTCCCGTGAAATGATTAATGCAGAATTACGTGAAGTATTGGATGAGGCTACTGATAAGTGGGGTAGTAGAGTTGTTCGTGTTGAAATTCAAAAAATTGAACCTCCTCAGGATATTGTTGATGCAATGAGTAAACAAATGAAAGCTGAAAGGATGAAAAGAGCATCTATTCTTGAAGCTGAAGGTTATAAACAATCTGAAATTAAAAAGTCTGAAGGAGATAAACAAGCAACTATTCTTGAAGCTGAAGGTAATGCAGAATCTATTAAGAAAATGGCTGAAGCAGATAAACAGGCTGCAATTCTTAGAGCGGAAGGGGAAGCAGCAGCTATTGAAAAAGTATATGCTGCGATCCATGAAGGAAATCCTGATGATGGTTTAATAGCTATTAAGTATTTGGAATCTCTTGAGAAAATAGCTGATGGAAAAGCAAGTAAAGTCTTTTTACCTCTTGAATCTAGTGGTGTTTTAGGTTCAGTTGCAGGTATTGCCGAATTATTTAAAGATGATAAAAAAGAATAA
- a CDS encoding DUF3795 domain-containing protein, with the protein MKMPDKLDSKLLAPCGINCISCERYQNPCVGCLIGDDGKTKASLKCKIKSCFDTKNFSYCGRCSEFPCPQMKKHSKKYIKRYDLNTLESAKRIKNIGIGKITDSDREKWTCPKCGGVIKFQTKKCSECDYSL; encoded by the coding sequence ATGAAAATGCCTGATAAATTAGATTCAAAACTGCTGGCCCCTTGTGGAATAAACTGTATTAGCTGTGAAAGGTATCAAAATCCATGTGTAGGATGTTTAATAGGTGATGACGGAAAAACTAAAGCTAGTTTAAAATGTAAAATAAAATCCTGCTTTGATACAAAGAATTTTAGCTATTGCGGAAGATGCAGTGAATTTCCCTGCCCCCAAATGAAAAAACACAGCAAAAAGTATATTAAAAGATATGATTTAAATACTTTAGAAAGTGCCAAAAGAATAAAAAATATAGGCATTGGTAAAATAACAGATTCAGACCGTGAAAAATGGACCTGTCCCAAATGCGGAGGAGTAATTAAATTTCAAACTAAAAAATGCAGTGAATGTGACTATTCATTATAA